The Nitrospira tepida genome includes a window with the following:
- a CDS encoding DsrE family protein — translation MEKRKLGILLSTPPGHPHVETVLSLSEAATRKGADVYLYLIDEGVKNLRDARMLALAGQGMKYFVCAYGCQQHGVPTESLDPRITLCGLVILSNMVEGCDQFVSFN, via the coding sequence GTGGAAAAGCGAAAGCTCGGTATCTTGTTATCCACACCCCCCGGACACCCGCATGTGGAGACGGTTCTTTCCCTCTCGGAAGCCGCGACTCGCAAAGGAGCCGATGTCTACCTCTACCTGATCGACGAGGGCGTAAAGAACCTCCGGGACGCCCGCATGTTGGCGTTGGCCGGTCAGGGGATGAAGTATTTTGTCTGCGCATACGGATGCCAACAGCACGGGGTTCCCACGGAGTCGCTTGATCCTCGCATCACCCTCTGTGGATTGGTGATTCTCTCGAACATGGTCGAAGGTTGTGATCAGTTCGTGTCCTTCAACTGA
- a CDS encoding helix-turn-helix domain-containing protein, translating to MNIFPIKTKQDYERALLRIEQLMDAKPGTKAGDELDILTTLVEAYESKHHAVSPPHPVEAIRFRMEQLGMTRKDLEALLGGRGRVSEILNGKRGLSLEMIRRIHRTLHIPLESLIGTAA from the coding sequence ATGAACATTTTCCCCATCAAGACCAAACAGGATTATGAACGCGCTTTGCTCCGCATCGAACAATTGATGGACGCAAAGCCGGGTACCAAGGCTGGAGATGAGCTGGATATCCTCACGACGCTGGTCGAGGCCTATGAGTCCAAACACCATGCCGTGAGCCCTCCCCATCCGGTCGAAGCGATCAGATTTCGGATGGAACAGCTCGGCATGACTCGAAAGGATCTCGAAGCGCTGCTCGGCGGGCGCGGCAGGGTTTCGGAAATTTTGAACGGGAAGCGTGGGTTATCCCTCGAAATGATCCGCCGAATTCATCGTACGTTGCATATTCCCCTGGAAAGCCTGATCGGCACAGCCGCGTAA
- the hisS gene encoding histidine--tRNA ligase has protein sequence MIKGIKGVKDILPDQIDRWLLIENSARRYARLYGFREIRLPIFEVTDLFARSIGATTDIVEKEMYTFADRDGTSLTLRPEGTAGAVRSYIEHNLGASPLPQKLFYLGPMFRHERPQAGRLRQFHQFGVELLGVAAPEADAEVLSLLWRFFHALSLPGLTLELNTLGETEDRPRYKKVLRDFLETKKSAICANCQRRLETNPLRVLDCKVPGCREATADAPSIIDHISPRAREHFEEVKAGLSAVNIPFSLNPRLVRGLDYYTSTTFEVTCTHLGAQNAVGAGGRYDGLVEVLGGGPTPAIGFAVGLERIALLLPGDLVPQPSPSLYVAGFGRDGTRAAYPLLDSLRQAGVEATCDYRSTTLKAHLRQADRLHCSHTLIIGDDEATKGMAILRNMVSKVQEEIPFSSLVNDVAARLLKV, from the coding sequence ATGATCAAGGGCATCAAAGGCGTCAAAGACATCCTCCCGGACCAGATCGACCGCTGGCTCCTCATCGAGAACAGCGCGCGCCGGTATGCCCGGCTCTACGGATTCCGCGAGATCCGGCTCCCGATCTTCGAGGTGACCGACCTGTTTGCCCGATCAATCGGCGCGACGACCGACATCGTTGAGAAGGAAATGTACACGTTCGCCGACCGTGACGGGACCTCCCTGACCTTGCGTCCGGAGGGAACGGCCGGCGCCGTACGATCCTATATCGAACACAATCTGGGTGCCTCGCCCCTTCCGCAAAAGCTGTTCTACCTCGGGCCGATGTTTCGGCACGAACGCCCTCAAGCGGGCCGTCTCCGACAGTTTCACCAATTCGGGGTCGAGCTGTTAGGGGTGGCGGCACCGGAAGCGGACGCGGAAGTGCTCTCGCTCCTCTGGCGGTTTTTCCACGCTCTGAGTCTCCCAGGCCTGACATTGGAACTCAACACGCTTGGGGAAACCGAGGACCGGCCTCGCTACAAGAAGGTCCTCCGAGATTTTCTGGAAACCAAGAAATCCGCCATCTGTGCCAATTGCCAGCGCCGTCTAGAGACCAATCCGCTCCGGGTCCTGGATTGCAAGGTTCCAGGCTGCCGCGAAGCGACCGCTGATGCCCCTTCGATCATTGACCATATTTCACCCAGGGCTCGCGAGCATTTCGAGGAGGTGAAGGCCGGGCTTTCCGCGGTCAACATTCCCTTCAGCCTCAACCCTCGACTCGTGCGGGGACTGGATTACTACACGTCGACCACCTTCGAGGTCACCTGCACACACCTGGGAGCCCAAAACGCGGTGGGGGCGGGCGGGCGCTACGATGGGCTGGTCGAGGTGCTCGGAGGAGGGCCCACTCCTGCAATCGGGTTTGCCGTGGGGCTCGAGCGCATTGCCCTCTTGCTGCCGGGAGACCTCGTTCCTCAGCCTTCGCCGTCCTTATATGTCGCCGGGTTCGGTCGCGACGGCACTCGAGCGGCCTATCCCCTGCTCGACTCGCTCCGCCAAGCCGGAGTCGAAGCCACCTGTGATTATCGGTCAACCACCCTCAAGGCTCACCTTCGTCAGGCCGATCGACTCCACTGTTCTCACACCTTGATTATCGGCGACGATGAAGCTACCAAGGGGATGGCCATCCTCCGAAACATGGTCTCGAAGGTACAGGAAGAGATACCCTTCTCCTCGCTCGTTAACGACGTGGCAGCCCGTCTTTTGAAGGTCTGA
- a CDS encoding putative toxin-antitoxin system toxin component, PIN family produces the protein MRVVFDTNIYVSALTFPGSSADRAIRRILDGRDTLLISKPLLDELLTVLARKFSRDADALSRTALFLTELAEVVHPKDPVNVFKDEPDNRVLECAIAGQARAIVTGDKAMLAVEISHGVRIMSLSAYLHR, from the coding sequence GTGAGGGTCGTCTTTGACACCAACATTTATGTCTCCGCCTTGACGTTCCCCGGATCGTCTGCTGATCGGGCGATCCGGCGCATTCTCGACGGTCGCGATACGCTACTGATCTCCAAACCTCTTCTCGATGAACTGCTGACCGTTCTCGCTAGAAAGTTCAGCCGTGACGCTGATGCCCTGAGCCGCACCGCGCTCTTCCTCACCGAACTGGCCGAGGTTGTTCATCCCAAGGACCCCGTCAATGTATTCAAAGATGAGCCGGACAATCGGGTGCTGGAGTGCGCGATTGCAGGTCAGGCAAGGGCTATCGTGACCGGTGATAAGGCCATGCTGGCCGTAGAGATCTCACACGGCGTTCGGATCATGTCGTTGAGCGCGTACCTGCATCGCTAG
- a CDS encoding FAD-dependent thymidylate synthase: MMTDGPSRRVVAVAPMPPEKAAYALARYSRSPDSIEDSIRWVHGHSSEKFWDQYYFAYGHASIADLGHAIVCFEHISELAAIRIEDEPLWDGQAKSSRYQNFGPGGCYTPNNIRGSEVEGLYQGIIGSLANAYRLLHDPVKRFLSERTTRPSEMKEADYERTMAARSFDVTRYLLPLAARTNVGQVVSVRTLEKQITRFLSAALPELQMIGDDLRDACLRPPVNVWGELCGQTAGLAEPLAPTLARHAKASAYQSQVYQETGRYAREILKRAGLDDPSSWGDPDEASSVDLIEPHDPLDELAATWLYRGGQAPYRKILELVRGWTEKQKQEVIDLALVKRDPHDELPKEFRSGYAFIFDILMDIGAWRDLHRHRRCQQIQQNFTTVHGYDIPPLLTEAGLDREYRDAMDAVKRDIETIRKSSQEAALYAIPFGFKVRCLFKMDYAEAEYISRLRSGVKGHWSYRTVAWQIKEAMAARYPFLAGHIHATPPDVEDRLTR, from the coding sequence ATGATGACCGACGGCCCCAGCCGGCGCGTGGTCGCCGTGGCCCCGATGCCGCCCGAGAAGGCGGCCTATGCGCTTGCGCGGTACAGCCGGTCTCCCGACTCCATCGAAGACAGCATCCGCTGGGTGCACGGGCATTCGTCGGAGAAATTCTGGGACCAGTATTACTTTGCCTACGGGCACGCCTCCATCGCCGACCTCGGCCACGCGATCGTGTGTTTTGAACACATCTCCGAATTGGCCGCTATTCGGATCGAGGACGAGCCGCTCTGGGACGGCCAGGCGAAATCGAGCCGCTACCAGAACTTCGGTCCCGGCGGTTGCTATACCCCCAACAACATTCGGGGATCGGAAGTCGAAGGACTGTACCAGGGCATCATCGGCAGTTTGGCCAATGCCTATCGGCTGCTCCATGATCCGGTGAAGCGGTTTCTTTCCGAGCGAACCACGCGCCCGTCCGAGATGAAAGAAGCGGACTATGAGCGGACGATGGCGGCGCGTTCGTTCGACGTGACCCGGTACCTGTTGCCGCTCGCAGCCCGGACCAATGTCGGTCAGGTCGTGAGCGTGAGGACGTTGGAAAAGCAGATCACCCGGTTCCTGTCGGCCGCCTTGCCGGAGCTTCAGATGATTGGAGACGACCTCAGAGATGCCTGTCTCCGCCCCCCGGTCAACGTCTGGGGGGAACTGTGCGGACAGACGGCCGGGCTCGCCGAACCCCTGGCCCCAACCTTGGCGCGACATGCCAAGGCCAGTGCCTATCAGAGCCAGGTCTACCAAGAGACCGGCCGGTACGCACGGGAGATCCTCAAACGGGCCGGGCTGGATGACCCTTCTTCATGGGGCGATCCGGACGAGGCCTCGTCCGTGGACCTGATCGAGCCGCATGACCCGCTGGATGAACTGGCCGCCACCTGGCTGTACCGCGGGGGGCAGGCTCCCTATCGAAAGATCCTGGAACTCGTTCGAGGCTGGACCGAGAAACAGAAACAGGAAGTCATCGACCTGGCGCTGGTCAAGCGGGATCCGCACGATGAGTTGCCCAAGGAATTCCGGAGCGGCTACGCCTTCATCTTCGACATCCTCATGGACATCGGCGCCTGGCGTGATCTGCATCGCCACCGCCGCTGCCAGCAGATTCAACAGAACTTTACGACGGTCCATGGCTATGACATACCGCCGCTGCTGACGGAAGCCGGATTGGATCGCGAGTACCGGGATGCCATGGACGCCGTCAAACGGGACATCGAGACCATCCGCAAGAGCAGCCAGGAAGCGGCCCTCTACGCCATTCCGTTCGGCTTCAAGGTCCGTTGCCTGTTCAAGATGGATTACGCGGAAGCGGAATACATCTCTCGCCTGCGGTCCGGCGTCAAGGGCCATTGGTCGTACCGGACCGTCGCCTGGCAGATCAAAGAGGCCATGGCCGCCCGCTATCCCTTCCTCGCCGGCCACATTCACGCGACGCCTCCGGATGTCGAGGACCGTCTCACCCGCTGA
- a CDS encoding tetratricopeptide repeat protein → MTTQDFAAEIEEAFVADDWTTVERAASAWQQGSGESVRDPRPAFALNIVHLLRGEIAQAWTFHAASLAEPEDIERVRAWLNEIRARRGDNGSLHLVMGLFLSQSGQSEESIASFKQAMTLLPASPLPHFFYGQIMERAGRSDMAIKAYREAVRLGPEFTAARTSLGALYQLQGQLEQALPHFREVVKQRPKDAVARAALACALAAQGKFEPALTEYKEAVRLDPTNAELHCGLGKFYEDRGRTELAMQEYRAAVQQDPDFAPGHVAIGWLLLNKRKLNDAMEAFNRALRADPNQGRAYLGIGKIYAAHGKTEVAVENYTKALRLEKDPDAKNRIMNELYMEGTTWDT, encoded by the coding sequence GTGACTACCCAGGATTTCGCGGCAGAGATCGAGGAGGCCTTCGTCGCCGACGACTGGACGACGGTCGAGCGTGCGGCGTCGGCATGGCAACAGGGCTCCGGCGAGTCGGTCCGCGATCCGAGGCCGGCTTTCGCGCTCAACATCGTCCACCTCCTGCGAGGCGAGATCGCGCAGGCCTGGACTTTTCATGCCGCGTCGCTGGCCGAGCCGGAGGATATTGAACGGGTGCGGGCCTGGCTGAACGAGATTCGTGCCCGCCGGGGCGACAACGGCTCGCTCCATCTGGTGATGGGTCTGTTCCTGTCCCAGTCGGGACAATCGGAGGAGTCAATCGCCAGCTTCAAACAGGCCATGACGTTGCTTCCGGCCTCGCCCCTTCCGCACTTTTTTTATGGCCAGATCATGGAACGGGCCGGCCGCTCCGACATGGCGATCAAGGCCTATCGCGAGGCGGTGCGGCTCGGGCCGGAGTTTACGGCCGCACGAACCAGCCTGGGCGCGCTCTATCAACTGCAAGGCCAACTGGAACAGGCGCTGCCGCATTTCCGCGAGGTGGTGAAACAGCGCCCGAAGGACGCAGTGGCCAGGGCCGCGCTGGCCTGCGCGCTCGCGGCGCAGGGCAAATTCGAGCCGGCGCTCACCGAATACAAGGAAGCCGTGCGGTTGGACCCGACCAACGCCGAATTGCACTGCGGGCTAGGCAAGTTCTACGAAGATCGGGGCCGAACCGAGCTTGCCATGCAGGAGTACCGGGCCGCGGTCCAACAGGACCCGGATTTCGCGCCAGGCCACGTCGCGATCGGGTGGTTGTTGCTCAACAAGCGGAAGTTGAACGACGCCATGGAAGCCTTCAATCGGGCTCTACGGGCCGATCCGAATCAAGGACGGGCCTATCTCGGGATCGGCAAGATCTACGCCGCCCACGGGAAGACGGAAGTCGCCGTGGAAAACTACACCAAGGCGCTCAGACTAGAGAAGGACCCGGACGCCAAGAACCGGATCATGAACGAGCTGTATATGGAAGGGACGACCTGGGACACGTAA